In a single window of the Oryctolagus cuniculus chromosome 2, mOryCun1.1, whole genome shotgun sequence genome:
- the GAREM2 gene encoding GRB2-associated and regulator of MAPK protein 2, with translation MEKLAAGLAGLRWSMGAFPLDLIVSRCRLPTLACLGPGEYAEGVSERDVLLIHSCRQWTTVTAHTLEEGHYVIGPKIDIPLQYPGKFKLLEQARDVREPVRYFSSVEEVASVFPDRIFVMEAITFSVKVVSGEFSEDSEVYNFTLHAGDELTLMGQAEILCAKSTKERSRFTTLLRRLGRAGALAGVGSSGGGGAGTRPIKGKMPCLICMNHRTNESLSLPFQCQGRFSTRSPLELQMQEGEHTVRAIIERVRLPVNVLVPSRPPRNPYDLHPVREGHCYKLVSIISKTVVLGLALRREGPAPLHFLLLTDTPRFALPQGLLAGDPRVERLVRDSASYCRERFDPDEYSTAVREAPAELADDCASPRRARLCLPAPPRTSLPARVPGPPAPAGDGDQEYVSPDWAGAPAPAPEPTAAPAEIPYEELWAHQAPPGPDLISFGASGQPRRELETPPPVPPKSEAVKEECRLLNAPPVPPRGGSGSGHLSGSPPVPPRFPKLQPSHSPSSSLSFYSAGVQDGAGSRSGSGSPSPDAYSLYCYPCTWGDCKVGETSSRPPPGPLPSTTQPSQASRTPAEPLSSRAASLLGADATGKSFHGCPPLFKPAHPQKRFAPFGALNPFSGPPYPSGPSAAASSGPPTTSLGPLATSSTAYSPGPVSPGQAYAAAPPPSCPTSSSSSEWQEPPLEPVDPFELGQGSSPEPELLRCAEPRAAGAPGPGPCLSPLGALKAFEPEGLVLRQAPTPLSPATTLPGPEAGGARLFLGQGRPGSPRDGAVALGSRDASSWQPPADLSALSLEEVSRSLRFIGLSEDVVSFFARERIDGSIFVQLSEDILADDFHLTKLQVKKVMQFIKGWRPKI, from the exons GGGAGTACGCGGAGGGCGTCAGCGAGCGAGATGTCCTGCTCATCCACTCCTGTCGCCAGTGGACCACGGTGACAGCCCACACGCTGGAGGAGGGCCACTATGTCATCGGGCCCAAGATTGACATCCCTCTGCAGTAcccag GCAAGTTCAAGCTCCTGGAGCAGGCCCGGGATGTGCGTGAGCCAGTGAGGTACTTCAGCAGCGTGGAGGAGGTGGCCAGCGTCTTCCCGGACCGCATCTTTGTGATGGAAGCCATCACCTTCAGCGTCAAG GTGGTGTCTGGCGAGTTCAGCGAGGACAGCGAGGTGTACAACTTCACGCTGCACGCGGGCGACGAGCTCACCCTCATGGGCCAGGCGGAGATTCTGTGCGCCAAGAGCACCAAGGAGCGCTCGCGCTTCACCACGCTCCTGCgcaggctgggccgggccggggcgcTGGCGGGCGTGGGCAGCAGCGGTGGTGGTGGCGCGGGGACACGGCCCATCAAAGGCAAGATGCCCTGCCTCATCTGCATGAACCATCGCACCAACGAGAGCCTGAGCCTGCCCTTCCAGTGCCAGGGCCGTTTCAGCACGCGCAGCCCCCTGGAGCTGCAGATGCAGGAGGGCGAGCACACGGTGCGCGCCATTATCGAGCGCGTGCGGCTGCCGGTGAACGTGCTGGTGCCCAGCCGGCCGCCGCGCAACCCCTACGACCTTCACCCGGTGCGCGAGGGCCACTGCTACAAGCTGGTCAGCATCATCTCCAAGACCgtggtgctggggctggcgctgcgccgcGAAGGCCCGGCGCCGCTGCACTTCCTGCTGCTGACCGACACGCCGCGCTTCGCGCTGCCGCAGGGCCTGCTGGCGGGGGACCCGCGCGTCGAGCGCCTGGTGCGCGACAGCGCCTCCTACTGCCGCGAGCGCTTCGACCCGGACGAGTACTCCACGGCCGTGCGCGAGGCGCCCGCCGAGCTCGCCGACGACTGCGCCAGCCCGCGCCGCGCGCGCCTCTGCCTGCCCGCGCCCCCGCGCACGTCTCTGCCCGCTCGCGTCCCCGGTCCGCCCGCGCCCGCCGGCGATGGGGACCAGGAGTACGTGAGCCCGGACTGGGCTGGCGCGCCCGCGCCTGCGCCCGAGCCCACCGCGGCGCCCGCCGAGATCCCCTACGAGGAGCTGTGGGCGCACCAGGCGCCGCCCGGGCCCGACCTCATCTCCTTCGGAGCCTCCGGGCAGCCGCGTCGGGAGCTCGAGACGCCGCCGCCTGTGCCTCCCAAGTCCGAGGCG GTGAAGGAGGAGTGCCGCCTGCTCAATGCCCCACCTGTGCCTCCCCGCGGTGGCAGCGGCAGCGGCCACCTCTCGGGCAGCCCCCCGGTGCCCCCTCGCTTCCCCAAGCTGCAGCCCAGCCattcacccagctccagcctctcctTCTACTCTGCTGGCGTCCAGGATGG GGCGGGTTCCCGCAGTGGCAGTGGCTCTCCGTCGCCGGACGCCTACTCCCTGTATTGCTACCCGTGCACCTGGGGAGACTGCAAGGTGGGCGAGACCTCCAGCCGCCcgcccccagggcccctgccctccaccacACAGCCCAGCCAGGCCTCCCGGACCCCAGCGGAGCCGCTGAGCAGCCGAGCTGCCTCCCTCTTGGGGGCGGATGCCACCGGCAAGAGCTTCCATGGCTGCCCGCCTCTCTTCAAGCCCGCTCATCCCCAGAAACGCTTTGCTCCGTTTGGAGCTCTCAACCCATTCTCGGGTCCTCCCTACCCCTCGGGCCCTTCAGCGGCCGCCTCTTCCGGGCCGCCCACCACCTCCTTGGGCCCCCTGGCTACCTCCAGCACTGCCTATTCTCCAGGCCCAGTCTCCCCAGGCCAGGCCTATGCAGCTGCTCCgcccccctcctgccccacctcctcctcctcctctgagtggcaggagcccccCCTGGAGCCTGTGGATCCCTttgagctggggcagggcagtTCTCCAGAGCCCGAGCTGCTGCGCTGTGCGGAGCCCCGGGCAGCGGGGGCTCCCGGGCCTGGACCCTGCCTCTCACCACTCGGCGCCCTCAAGGCCTTCGAGCCTGAAGGGTTGGTGCTGCGGCAGGCCCCCACCCCGCTGTCACCTGCCACTACTCTGCCGGGGCCCGAGGCAGGGGGAGCCCGGCTCTTTCTCGGCCAAGGGCGCCCGGGCAGTCCCCGGGATGGAGCCGTGGCCTTGGGAAGCCGGGACGCCTCCTCGTGGCAGCCCCCCGCCGACCTGTCCGCGCTCTCCCTGGAGGAGGTGTCTCGCAGCCTGCGGTTCATCGGGCTCTCGGAGGACGTGGTGAGCTTCTTCGCCCGGGAGCGCATTGATGGGAGCATCTTTGTGCAGCTCAGCGAGGACATCCTGGCGGACGACTTCCACCTCACCAAGCTGCAGGTCAAGAAGGTCATGCAGTTCATCAAGGGCTGGCGGCCCAAGATCTGA